A stretch of Vigna angularis cultivar LongXiaoDou No.4 chromosome 4, ASM1680809v1, whole genome shotgun sequence DNA encodes these proteins:
- the LOC108330247 gene encoding uncharacterized mitochondrial protein AtMg00860-like, translated as MVAEKEKEIGRLKEFVEAEKRRYDSERKKGDEMSQQLEDDKKTIEDFKQKIIELSPLTKHVEMATHNKVKAESTKMMLLKNKLKLEKPPAKHTRPKIYVGSKPLEYLGHIIFQQGVAANLKKVEAMEKCPIPKNPKALQGFLGFMGYYKRFVQRYGKIVKPPTQLLFKDGFHWTIEAQHAFEALKKVVSQLLVLAVIDFSKSFTLETDASSKRSKAA; from the exons ATGGTTGctgaaaaggaaaaggaaatagGTAGATTGAAGGAGTTTGTCGAGGCAGAGAAGAGAAGGTATGATTCTGAGAGGAAGAAAGGCGATGAA ATGTCTCAGCAGTTAGAAGACGATAAGAAGACAATTGAGGATTTCAAACAGAAGATCATTGAACTCTCACCCTTGACAAAGCATGTTGAAATGGCTACTCACAACAAGGTTAAAGCTGAAAGTACAAAAATGATGcttttgaaaaacaaactaaAGCTTGAAAAGCCACCAGCAAAGCACACCAGACCAAAAATATATGTTGGAAGCAAGCCG CTGGAATATCTAGGCCATATCATTTTCCAGCAAGGGGTGGCAGCAAACCTAAAGAAGGTAGAGGCCATGGAGAAGTGTCCAATTCCAAAAAATCCCAAGGCTTTACAAGGATTTTTGGGCTTCATGGGCTATTACAAACGTTTTGTACAACGATATGGTAAGATTGTTAAACCACCCAcacaattattatttaaagatGGCTTTCATTGGACAATAGAGGCTCAACATGCTTTTGAGGCCTTGAAGAAGGTTGTTTCTCAACTACTAGTTTTGGCAGTTATTGATTTTTCTAAATCATTTACTCTAGAAACGGATGCTTCTAGCAAAAGGTCTAAG GCTGCCTAA